The Solanum pennellii chromosome 11, SPENNV200 genome contains a region encoding:
- the LOC107005034 gene encoding heat shock 70 kDa protein 7, chloroplastic-like has protein sequence MASSATHQLKIPFSGHKLDNKTPFLGGRISFASRKKCYSDKAVRQRCRPMKVVNEKVVGIDLGTTNSAVAVMEGGKPTIVTNAEGQRTTPSVVAYTKNGDRLVGQIAKRQSVVNPENTFFSVKRFIGRKMAEVDEESKQVSYRVMKDENGNVKLECPAIGKQFAPEEISAQVLRKLVDDASKFLNDKVAKAVITVPAYFNDSQRTATKDAGRIAGLDVLRIINEPTAASLAYGFEKKSNETILVFDLGGGTFDVSVLEVGDGVFEVLSTSGDTHLGGDDFDKRIVDWLADTFRKEEGIELLKDKQALQRLTEAAEKAKIELSTLTQTNISLPFITATADGPKHIDTTFTRAKFEELCSNLLDRLKTPVETALKDASLSFKDIDEVVLVGGSTRIPAVQNLVRKMTGKEPNVSVNPDEVVALGASVQAGVLAGDVSDIVLLDVTPLSLGLETLGGVMTKIIPRNTTLPTSKSEVFSTAADGQTSVEINVLQGEREFVKDNKSIGRFRLDGIPPAPRGVPQIEVKFDIDANGILSVTATDKGTGKKQDITITGASTLPKDEVDRMVQEAEKFAREDKEKREAIDAKNQAESVVYQTEKQLKELGDKVPADVKNEVESKLKELKDAISSDSTQTIKDAMAALNQEVMQLGQSLYSQPGPAGSGPSPGAGTTGSSGSTGKDDGDGEVIDADFSESN, from the exons ATGGCTTCATCAGCAACCCACCAATTGAAAATCCCATTTTCCGGGCATAAGCTGGACAACAAAACCCCATTTTTGGGAGGGAGAATTAGTTTTGCATCACGGAAGAAATGTTACAGTGACAAGGCGGTGAGGCAAAGGTGCAGACCCATGAAAGTAGTGAACGAGAAGGTGGTGGGGATAGATTTGGGGACGACGAATTCAGCGGTGGCAGTAATGGAAGGTGGGAAACCGACAATCGTGACAAATGCGGAGGGGCAAAGAACGACGCCGTCTGTAGTGGCGTATACGAAGAATGGGGATAGATTAGTTGGGCAGATAGCCAAAAGGCAATCGGTGGTGAATCCGGAGAACACTTTCTTCTCAGTGAAGAGGTTTATAGGGAGGAAAATGGCGGAGGTTGATGAAGAGTCGAAACAAGTATCTTATAGAGTGATGAAGGATGAGAATGGGAATGTCAAACTTGAGTGTCCTGCTATTGGTAAACAGTTTGCTCCTGAGGAAATTTCTGCTCAG GTCTTGAGAAAGCTTGTTGATGATGCCTCGAAATTCTTGAATGATAAAGTTGCTAAAGCAGTGATTACAGTACCAGCATACTTTAATGACTCTCAGAGAACTGCAACAAAAGATGCAGGTCGCATTGCCGGATTAGATGTTCTCCGCATAATCAATGAGCCCACTGCTGCTTCATTGGCTTATGGATTTGAGAAGAAGAGTAATGAAACCATTCTAGTCTTTGACCTAGGAGGTGGTACTTTTGATGTATCAG TTCTTGAGGTTGGAGATGGAGTATTTGAGGTACTTTCTACCTCAGGGGACACACACTTGGGAGGTGATGATTTTGATAAG AGAATTGTGGACTGGCTTGCTGATACTTTTAGGAAAGAAGAAGGAATAGAGCTTCTTAAAGACAAACAAGCGCTTCAACGTCTTACTGAAGCTGCTGAAAAGGCAAAGATAGAATTGTCAACCTTGACTCAAACTAATATCAG TTTGCCATTCATCACTGCTACTGCAGATGGTCCGAAACATATTGACACAACATTTACAAGGGCCAAGTTTGAGGAGTTATGCTCAAACTTATTGGACAG GCTTAAGACACCAGTTGAAACTGCCTTGAAGGATGCCAGCCTTTCCTTCAAAGATATAGATGAAGTAGTTCTTGTTGGTGGATCAACACGAATACCAGCTGTTCAAAACCTTGTCCGCAAGATGACTGGTAAAGAGCCTAATGTTTCTGTCAATCCTGATGAAGTGGTTGCTCTTGGAGCTTCAGTTCAG GCTGGTGTCTTGGCTGGCGATGTTAGTGACATCGTGTTATTAGATGTAACTCCATTGTCACTTGGTCTGGAAACTCTGGGTGGAGTTATGACCAAAATTATCCCAAGAAATACAACACTACCAACTTCAAAATCAGAAGTTTTTTCAACTGCAGCAGATGGGCAAACTAGTGTTGAGATTAATGTGCTGCAAGGTGAAAGAGAGTTTGTAAAAGATAACAAGTCTATTGGAAGGTTCCGCCTGGATGGAATCCCTCCAGCTCCCAGGGGTGTTCCCCAGATTGAAGTGAAGTTCGACATTGATGCCAATGGTATTCTCTCTGTCACGGCTACTGATAAGGGTACAGGAAAGAAGCAGGACATTACTATAACTGGTGCTAGCACTTTGCCCAAAGATGAG GTTGATAGAATGGTCCAAGAAGCTGAGAAGTTTGCTAGAGAGGACAAGGAGAAGAGAGAAGCCATAGACGCAAAGAATCAAGCAGAATCTGTCGTATACCAAACCGAGAAGCAGCTTAAAGAGTTGGGAGATAAGGTGCCTGCTGACGTTAAAAACGAAGTGGAATCCAAACTGAAAGAGCTCAAGGATGCCATTTCCAGTGATTCTACTCAAACCATTAAGGACGCGATGGCTGCATTGAACCAAGAAGTAATGCAGCTGGGACAGTCTCTATACAGCCAGCCAGGTCCTGCTGGTTCTGGTCCTTCTCCTGGTGCTGGTACAACCGGATCATCTGGTTCCACCGGTAAAGATGATGGAGATGGAGAAGTTATCGATGCAGACTTCAGCGAAAGCAATTAA